From a region of the Flavobacterium sediminilitoris genome:
- a CDS encoding enoyl-CoA hydratase/isomerase family protein yields MEGTINTEIKNNIATISFFHPAGNSFPSSLLKKLSDEFKSLGNSNKISIIILKSEGTGAFCAGASFDELLAVSNLTEGSLFFSGFANVINAMRKCPKLIIGRAHGKAVGGGVGLLAACDYVFGTHSADIKLSELAIGIGPFVIEPAVTRKIGKTAMSEMTLEPTAWKQATWALEKGLFAKIYPTIDELDLNLNTYTKTLSSYNPEALSEMKKVLWEKTENWDTLLLERAAISGKLVLSDFTKKALLQFKKQ; encoded by the coding sequence ATGGAAGGAACAATAAACACCGAGATAAAAAACAATATTGCTACTATTTCTTTCTTTCATCCAGCAGGAAACTCCTTCCCTAGTTCCCTTCTAAAAAAACTTTCAGATGAATTCAAAAGCTTAGGAAACTCTAACAAAATTTCAATAATTATATTAAAAAGCGAAGGAACAGGAGCCTTTTGTGCTGGTGCATCTTTTGATGAATTATTGGCCGTGTCAAATCTTACAGAAGGAAGTTTGTTTTTCTCTGGTTTTGCAAATGTCATAAATGCTATGCGAAAATGCCCAAAACTTATTATTGGAAGAGCACACGGAAAAGCTGTTGGTGGTGGTGTAGGACTTTTGGCTGCTTGCGACTATGTATTTGGAACTCATTCCGCAGATATCAAACTATCAGAGTTAGCTATTGGTATTGGTCCTTTTGTAATTGAACCTGCTGTAACCAGAAAAATAGGAAAAACAGCCATGTCTGAAATGACTTTAGAGCCTACAGCATGGAAACAAGCTACATGGGCATTAGAAAAAGGTCTTTTTGCTAAAATCTATCCTACTATTGACGAATTAGATTTAAACTTAAACACTTACACTAAAACACTTTCTAGCTATAACCCTGAAGCTTTATCTGAAATGAAAAAAGTTTTATGGGAAAAAACAGAAAACTGGGACACTTTGTTATTAGAAAGAGCAGCCATTTCAGGCAAATTAGTCCTATCTGATTTTACAAAAAAAGCTTTATTGCAATTCAAAAAGCAATAA
- a CDS encoding 2OG-Fe(II) oxygenase, with protein sequence MEDVFEKIVQDLLEKQYSIVDDFFEEKEVENLRDILLLKYEEDEFKKAAIGNVFNEQIVKSIRGDFISWIDEKEAVEAEKVFFDRISDFTSYLNRTCFLGIREREFHYALYPKGTFYKRHLDTFQNDDSRRLSIVCYLNHEDWSPEFGGELVIYKPNEEITIYPLKGRVVVFESHVLEHEVKPVEQKRVSITGWLKTRKL encoded by the coding sequence ATGGAAGATGTATTTGAGAAAATTGTTCAAGATTTATTAGAAAAACAATATAGTATTGTGGATGATTTCTTTGAAGAAAAAGAAGTTGAAAATCTTAGGGATATTCTGCTTTTAAAGTATGAAGAGGATGAATTTAAGAAAGCGGCAATAGGGAATGTCTTTAATGAACAAATTGTAAAATCTATTAGGGGTGATTTTATTTCTTGGATTGATGAAAAAGAAGCAGTAGAAGCAGAGAAAGTTTTTTTTGATAGAATTTCTGATTTTACTAGCTATTTAAATAGAACTTGTTTTTTAGGCATTAGGGAGCGCGAATTTCATTATGCATTGTATCCTAAAGGGACTTTTTATAAAAGACATTTGGATACTTTTCAGAATGATGATAGTAGACGTTTGTCTATTGTGTGTTATTTAAATCATGAAGATTGGAGTCCTGAATTTGGAGGAGAATTGGTTATCTATAAACCTAATGAAGAGATTACTATTTACCCTTTAAAAGGGAGAGTTGTTGTTTTTGAAAGCCATGTTTTAGAACACGAAGTAAAACCTGTAGAACAAAAGAGAGTGAGTATTACGGGTTGGTTAAAAACGAGGAAGTTATAA
- a CDS encoding 6-pyruvoyl trahydropterin synthase family protein, whose protein sequence is MNKIRITKQFSFETGHALYGYDGKCKNVHGHSYKLSVTVIGTPIADKSNVKYGMVIDFGDLKKIVKEEIVDLFDHATVFNKNTPHIELAKELEDRGHHVILVEYQPTSENMVIDFAEKIKSRLPKEIKLFSLKLQETETSFAEWFASDN, encoded by the coding sequence ATGAATAAAATAAGAATTACGAAGCAATTTTCATTTGAAACAGGTCATGCTCTTTATGGGTATGATGGTAAATGTAAAAATGTTCATGGTCATAGTTACAAACTTTCTGTTACAGTAATAGGAACTCCTATTGCTGACAAAAGCAATGTAAAATATGGAATGGTTATCGATTTTGGAGATTTAAAAAAAATTGTAAAAGAAGAAATAGTTGATTTATTTGATCATGCTACTGTTTTTAACAAAAATACTCCACATATTGAACTTGCAAAAGAACTAGAAGACAGAGGTCATCATGTTATCCTTGTAGAATATCAACCTACAAGTGAAAATATGGTTATTGATTTTGCAGAAAAAATAAAAAGTAGACTACCAAAGGAAATTAAACTCTTTTCACTGAAACTTCAAGAAACAGAAACTTCTTTTGCAGAATGGTTTGCTTCTGATAATTAA
- a CDS encoding BT1926 family outer membrane beta-barrel protein has translation MKKIVLCAFALTVFNFINAQEESTSYKPLEGTVTTEVGLTGGLNNANFNLGGGLLKFRYFLKEDIGLRLGVSIDNDKTEDITGTSPNQTTFTDKNSDLNFKLGVEKHFAGSSRLSTYAGADLIIGSGKVVDDEEEENGDYDRFEQKRSNFGFAVFSGADYYIAEKLYLGVEAGISFLSSKLKDGERSVKNGNNLNTFVDPGSKSSGFDTNVFGGIRIGYQF, from the coding sequence ATGAAAAAAATCGTTTTATGCGCTTTTGCGTTAACAGTGTTTAATTTTATAAACGCTCAAGAGGAATCGACATCTTACAAACCTTTAGAAGGAACTGTAACAACTGAAGTAGGTTTGACAGGTGGTTTAAATAATGCTAATTTTAATTTAGGAGGTGGACTTCTTAAGTTTAGATACTTTTTAAAAGAAGATATCGGTCTTAGATTAGGCGTGAGCATTGATAATGATAAAACAGAAGATATTACAGGAACTTCTCCTAATCAAACAACATTTACTGATAAAAATTCTGATTTGAATTTTAAATTAGGGGTTGAAAAACATTTTGCTGGTTCAAGTAGATTATCTACTTATGCCGGTGCTGATTTAATTATTGGTAGTGGTAAGGTTGTAGATGATGAAGAAGAAGAAAATGGAGATTATGATAGATTTGAGCAGAAAAGGTCTAATTTCGGATTTGCTGTTTTTTCTGGAGCGGATTATTATATCGCTGAAAAATTATATTTGGGAGTAGAAGCTGGAATTAGTTTCTTGTCTTCAAAATTAAAAGATGGCGAGAGATCTGTAAAGAATGGTAATAACTTAAATACATTTGTTGATCCAGGAAGTAAGAGTTCAGGATTTGATACTAATGTTTTTGGAGGAATTAGAATAGGATATCAATTCTAA
- a CDS encoding prolyl oligopeptidase family serine peptidase, giving the protein MKKSLTLLLVATAFVACKKEEPKEIVDMSVTYPETKKVDTLDTYFGEQIQDPYRWLEDDRSAETEAWVKAQNEVTFGYLEKIPFRKELKERMEKLWNYEKISAPFKEGNYTYFYKNDGLQNQSVLYRKNEAGKEEIFLDPNTFSKDGTTSLGGVNFSKDGSLVAYAISEGGSDWRKVVVLNAETKEIIGDTIVDIKFSGVSWYKNEGFYYSSYDKPKGSELSAKTDQHKLYFHKLGTSQKEDQLIFGQNEKRRYVGGYVTEDENYLIISGSNSTSGNELYYKDLVKNGPIVNIVNNFDSDNGVIDNIGTKFYLSTNYNAPNQRVVTFDLSNPKQANWVDFIPETENVLSISTGSNYIFAKYIKDAVSYIKQYDYDGKLVRDIELPGIGSAGGFGGRKEDATLYFSFTNYTTPGTIYSFDPKSGKSVVYQKPNVDFKSEDYESKQIFYTSKDGTKIPMIITYKKGIELNGKNPTMLYGYGGFNISLTPSFSIANAVWLENGGVYAVANLRGGGEYGKKWHDAGTQMQKQNVFDDFIAAAEYLIKEKYTTSDYLAISGRSNGGLLVGATMTQRPDLIKVALPGVGVLDMLRYHTFTAGAGWAYDYGTSEQSKEMFDYLKAYSPVHNVKAGTKYPATLVMTGDHDDRVVPAHSFKFAAELQAKQTGDNPVLIRIDVNAGHGAGKSVSAIIQEHVDMQVFTLYNMGVRELKK; this is encoded by the coding sequence ATGAAAAAAAGCTTAACCTTACTCTTAGTCGCGACTGCTTTTGTTGCTTGTAAGAAAGAAGAACCTAAAGAAATTGTAGACATGAGTGTTACATATCCTGAAACTAAAAAAGTAGATACTTTAGACACTTATTTTGGAGAACAAATTCAAGACCCATATAGATGGCTTGAAGATGATAGAAGTGCAGAAACAGAAGCTTGGGTAAAAGCTCAAAACGAAGTTACTTTTGGATACTTAGAAAAAATTCCATTTAGAAAAGAATTGAAAGAAAGAATGGAAAAATTATGGAATTATGAGAAAATTTCAGCTCCATTTAAAGAAGGGAATTACACTTATTTTTATAAAAATGATGGCTTGCAAAATCAATCTGTTTTATACAGAAAGAATGAGGCAGGAAAAGAAGAAATTTTCTTAGATCCAAATACGTTTTCAAAAGACGGAACTACATCTTTAGGAGGTGTTAATTTTTCAAAAGATGGTTCTTTAGTAGCTTATGCTATTTCTGAAGGCGGAAGTGATTGGAGAAAAGTAGTTGTTTTAAACGCAGAAACAAAAGAAATAATAGGAGATACTATTGTAGATATTAAGTTTAGTGGTGTTTCTTGGTATAAAAATGAAGGGTTTTATTATTCAAGTTATGATAAACCAAAAGGGAGTGAGCTATCTGCGAAAACAGATCAACATAAACTGTATTTTCATAAGTTAGGAACTTCTCAAAAAGAAGATCAGTTGATTTTTGGACAAAATGAAAAAAGAAGATATGTTGGTGGATATGTTACCGAGGATGAAAACTATTTAATTATCTCAGGATCTAATTCAACTTCAGGAAATGAGTTGTACTATAAAGATTTAGTAAAAAATGGTCCAATAGTAAATATTGTAAATAATTTTGATAGTGATAATGGTGTAATTGATAATATAGGAACAAAATTTTATTTGTCTACTAATTATAATGCGCCTAATCAACGTGTAGTGACTTTTGATTTGTCAAACCCTAAACAAGCTAATTGGGTTGATTTTATTCCAGAAACTGAAAATGTTTTATCTATTTCAACAGGGAGTAATTATATTTTTGCTAAATATATTAAAGATGCAGTGTCATATATTAAACAATATGATTACGACGGAAAATTAGTGAGAGATATTGAATTACCAGGAATAGGTTCTGCTGGTGGTTTTGGTGGAAGAAAAGAAGATGCTACTTTATATTTTTCTTTTACAAATTATACAACTCCTGGAACAATTTATTCTTTTGATCCAAAATCTGGAAAATCAGTAGTATACCAAAAACCAAATGTGGATTTTAAATCGGAAGACTATGAATCAAAGCAGATTTTTTATACTTCAAAAGACGGGACAAAAATTCCTATGATTATTACATATAAAAAAGGAATTGAGTTAAATGGTAAAAATCCAACAATGTTATATGGCTATGGAGGATTCAATATTAGTTTAACACCTAGTTTTAGTATTGCTAATGCTGTTTGGTTAGAAAATGGAGGTGTTTATGCTGTTGCAAACTTACGTGGTGGTGGTGAATATGGTAAAAAATGGCATGATGCAGGAACTCAAATGCAAAAACAAAATGTTTTTGATGATTTTATTGCTGCTGCAGAATATCTAATAAAAGAAAAATATACAACATCTGATTATTTAGCAATTTCTGGACGATCAAATGGAGGTCTGCTTGTTGGAGCTACTATGACTCAACGTCCAGATTTAATAAAAGTAGCGTTGCCAGGTGTTGGTGTTTTAGATATGTTACGCTATCATACTTTTACAGCAGGAGCTGGTTGGGCTTATGATTACGGAACTTCAGAGCAAAGTAAAGAAATGTTTGACTATTTAAAAGCATATTCTCCTGTGCATAATGTGAAAGCAGGAACAAAATATCCAGCTACATTGGTAATGACTGGTGATCATGATGATAGAGTTGTTCCAGCGCATAGTTTTAAATTTGCTGCGGAACTACAAGCGAAACAAACAGGGGATAATCCTGTTTTAATTCGTATTGATGTAAATGCTGGGCATGGTGCTGGGAAATCAGTAAGTGCAATTATTCAAGAACATGTTGATATGCAAGTGTTTACTTTGTATAACATGGGAGTAAGAGAATTAAAGAAGTAA
- a CDS encoding type 1 periplasmic binding fold superfamily protein, giving the protein MKNNLKFSALFISSFLFLTSCSNDDSPAPVNEEEVITTVQITLLSSNSSSIVMKSTDLDGDGPNPPEYILTGGNLVAGESYTGSVEFLNELENPIGNITEEVEAEGQDHQVFYQLPASIGNITYDALNVDANGKPIGLEFSLVAGTSGSTGNLTVTLRHLPNKSANGVSNGDITNAGGSTDAEVSFPVVVD; this is encoded by the coding sequence ATGAAAAATAATTTAAAATTTTCAGCACTTTTTATTTCATCATTTTTATTTCTAACATCGTGTTCAAATGATGATTCTCCTGCGCCTGTAAATGAAGAAGAAGTTATAACTACTGTTCAAATAACTTTATTAAGTAGTAACTCGTCAAGTATTGTTATGAAATCAACCGATTTAGACGGAGATGGTCCAAATCCTCCAGAATATATTTTAACGGGAGGGAATTTAGTTGCAGGTGAAAGTTATACTGGAAGTGTTGAGTTTTTAAACGAATTAGAGAATCCAATAGGAAATATAACAGAAGAGGTAGAAGCAGAAGGACAAGATCATCAGGTTTTTTATCAATTACCTGCAAGTATTGGGAATATAACGTATGATGCATTAAATGTTGATGCAAATGGAAAACCAATAGGTCTTGAGTTTAGTCTTGTTGCAGGAACATCTGGTTCAACTGGAAATCTAACAGTGACTTTAAGACATCTGCCAAATAAGTCAGCAAATGGAGTTTCAAATGGAGATATAACAAATGCAGGTGGCTCTACTGATGCTGAAGTGAGTTTTCCGGTCGTGGTAGATTAA
- a CDS encoding TonB-dependent receptor: MRFNYILFFLFVSCLSFSQLTVSGVITDENGLPLRDVHIHIANKTSSTSVDGAYVLKDVPEGNQKMYISYIGYKPIDEMINLTIDLTINRQLFPDVVKLDAVAVQQSKNTKSESSNEQVIKGEIIEKYSSQTLGDALKEISGVSILKTGSTIVKPVINGLHSTRVPIINDNVRLEDQQWGTEHAPNFNINSAGKITVIKGASALQYGGDAIGGVVIVEPQIIRKDTLVGKTILDVASNGRGGSISSSIQKGNVYGWSWNALGTFKYLGDRETPNYILSNSGNREQNFSGSIRYAKEKYNFNVMYSFYNAQIGIIKASHIGNVNDLYNSITNKIPSVKGDFTYDLDAPRQEVQHHLVKLNYQQWINDASSLDFQYAFQFNNRLEFDVRRGSANNKAALDLQLATHTFLIDYKTSFEDWKLKTGVNFGYQNNFANPNTGIRPLIPSYEKLDFGYYGIASYSINNSLVLESGLRYDFTTIEATKYYLKSRWEERGYNAMFSNFIVGEEGNQWLTKPQFNYHNLTGNIGLRKQFHHNIEWLVNLSLASRNPNPSELFSDGLHHSTGQIELGDLRLKREQSFKVNTTLKKNWKSFAFQVNPFVNHISNFMYLRPIGFETTIRGAFPVWEFEQSDALLVGIDFNSDWKISEHFSHEASFAYVSGRNLSDKEDLIDMPPFSLNNKIQYRKEDWHNWIMELKSELVFRQAQYPNNNFNTNIIVDDALTPVLVDISSPPKGYHLLHFSNGMTFKISKKNSLTTTFSVQNILNTTYRDYLNRQRFFVDELGRNFQFQIKLNF, translated from the coding sequence ATGCGATTCAATTATATCTTGTTTTTCTTATTTGTAAGTTGTTTGAGTTTTTCTCAACTGACTGTCAGTGGAGTTATTACTGATGAGAATGGCTTACCCTTAAGAGATGTCCATATTCATATTGCCAATAAAACAAGTTCAACATCTGTTGATGGGGCTTATGTTTTAAAAGATGTTCCAGAAGGAAATCAAAAAATGTATATTTCATACATAGGTTATAAGCCTATTGATGAAATGATAAATCTTACAATAGATTTGACTATTAATCGTCAATTGTTTCCTGATGTTGTTAAACTTGATGCTGTTGCTGTTCAACAAAGTAAAAATACTAAGAGTGAAAGTAGTAATGAGCAAGTTATAAAAGGAGAAATTATTGAAAAATACAGTAGTCAAACATTGGGTGATGCATTAAAAGAGATTTCTGGAGTTTCTATTTTGAAAACAGGGAGTACAATTGTAAAACCTGTTATTAATGGATTACATAGTACTAGAGTGCCAATTATTAATGATAATGTCCGTTTGGAAGATCAGCAGTGGGGAACAGAACATGCTCCAAATTTTAATATAAATTCCGCAGGTAAAATTACAGTTATTAAAGGTGCTTCTGCTTTGCAATATGGAGGAGATGCTATTGGAGGAGTTGTTATTGTTGAACCTCAAATAATTCGAAAAGATACTTTGGTGGGAAAAACAATTTTAGATGTAGCATCTAATGGAAGAGGAGGAAGTATAAGTTCAAGTATTCAAAAGGGTAATGTGTATGGATGGAGTTGGAATGCCTTAGGTACTTTTAAGTATTTAGGAGATAGAGAAACGCCAAATTATATTCTTTCAAATTCAGGTAATAGAGAGCAAAATTTTTCAGGAAGTATTCGGTATGCTAAAGAAAAATATAATTTCAATGTTATGTATAGTTTTTACAATGCACAAATTGGAATTATAAAGGCATCTCATATTGGTAATGTAAATGATTTATACAATTCAATTACGAATAAGATTCCTAGTGTAAAAGGTGATTTTACTTATGATTTGGATGCTCCAAGACAAGAAGTACAACATCATTTAGTTAAGTTAAATTATCAACAATGGATAAATGATGCTAGTTCTTTAGATTTTCAATATGCTTTTCAGTTTAATAATAGATTAGAATTTGATGTGAGAAGAGGTAGTGCTAATAATAAAGCGGCTTTAGACTTACAGTTAGCAACTCATACTTTTCTAATTGATTATAAAACATCTTTTGAAGATTGGAAATTGAAAACCGGAGTTAATTTTGGGTATCAAAATAATTTTGCAAATCCAAATACAGGAATTCGTCCACTTATTCCAAGTTATGAAAAGTTAGATTTTGGATATTATGGAATTGCTAGTTATTCGATTAATAATTCTCTTGTTTTAGAATCAGGTTTACGCTATGATTTTACTACTATTGAGGCAACTAAATATTATTTAAAATCTAGATGGGAAGAACGTGGGTATAATGCTATGTTTTCAAATTTTATTGTTGGTGAGGAAGGAAATCAATGGTTGACTAAGCCACAATTTAATTATCATAATTTGACAGGTAATATAGGATTAAGAAAACAATTTCATCATAATATTGAGTGGTTAGTTAATTTGAGTTTAGCGTCTAGAAATCCAAATCCTTCAGAGTTGTTTAGTGATGGATTGCATCATTCTACTGGTCAAATTGAACTAGGAGATTTACGTTTAAAGAGAGAACAATCCTTTAAAGTGAATACAACTTTAAAGAAAAATTGGAAATCATTTGCTTTTCAGGTTAATCCATTTGTAAATCATATTTCAAATTTTATGTATTTGCGACCTATAGGATTTGAAACGACAATTAGAGGTGCTTTTCCTGTTTGGGAATTTGAGCAATCTGATGCTTTGCTAGTAGGGATTGATTTTAATTCAGATTGGAAAATTTCTGAGCACTTTTCTCATGAAGCTAGTTTTGCTTATGTAAGTGGAAGAAATTTATCGGATAAAGAAGATTTAATCGATATGCCTCCTTTTTCATTAAATAATAAAATTCAATATAGAAAAGAAGATTGGCATAACTGGATTATGGAGTTAAAAAGCGAATTGGTTTTTCGTCAGGCTCAATATCCAAATAATAATTTTAATACTAATATTATTGTTGATGATGCGCTAACTCCTGTTTTAGTAGATATAAGTTCTCCTCCAAAAGGGTATCATTTATTGCATTTTTCTAATGGAATGACTTTTAAAATTAGTAAAAAAAATAGTTTAACAACTACATTTTCTGTTCAAAATATATTAAACACAACATATAGAGATTATCTAAATAGGCAACGTTTTTTTGTTGACGAGTTAGGTAGGAATTTTCAATTTCAAATTAAATTAAATTTTTAA
- a CDS encoding aspartate-semialdehyde dehydrogenase, with the protein MRVAVVGATGMVGEIMLKVLKERGFPVTELILVASEKSVGKEVEWNGKTYKVVGLQTAVDMKPEIALFSAGGETSLIWAPKFAEAGTTVIDNSSAWRMDATKKLVVPEINASSLTKEDKIIANPNCSTIQMVMALAPLHLKYKIKRVVVSTYQSITGTGVKAVQQLENEYSDVKGEMAYKYQIHRNAIPQCDVFEENGYTKEEMKLVRETQKILNDRTIAVTATAIRIPVVGGHSEAVNVQFENDFDVAEVRQILHATSGVTVQDNTDTFTFPMPLYAEGKDDVFVGRIRRDESQPNTVNMWIVADNLRKGAATNTIQIAEYLVANSLV; encoded by the coding sequence ATGAGAGTTGCCGTAGTAGGTGCTACCGGAATGGTAGGCGAAATAATGCTTAAAGTATTAAAAGAAAGAGGTTTTCCAGTAACTGAATTAATTCTTGTTGCCTCAGAAAAATCTGTTGGTAAAGAAGTGGAATGGAATGGGAAAACTTATAAAGTAGTTGGATTGCAAACAGCTGTGGATATGAAACCAGAGATTGCTCTATTTTCTGCAGGCGGAGAAACTTCTTTGATTTGGGCTCCAAAGTTTGCCGAAGCAGGGACAACTGTTATAGATAATTCTTCAGCGTGGAGAATGGATGCTACAAAAAAATTAGTGGTTCCTGAAATAAATGCAAGTTCTTTGACAAAAGAGGATAAAATTATTGCAAATCCAAATTGTTCAACAATTCAAATGGTAATGGCTTTAGCTCCATTACATTTAAAATATAAAATTAAACGTGTTGTGGTGTCTACTTATCAGTCAATTACAGGAACTGGTGTTAAAGCAGTACAACAGTTAGAAAATGAGTATTCTGATGTTAAGGGTGAAATGGCTTATAAATATCAGATTCATAGAAATGCAATTCCTCAATGTGATGTTTTTGAAGAAAACGGTTATACAAAAGAGGAAATGAAACTAGTGCGTGAAACTCAAAAGATTCTTAATGATAGAACTATTGCTGTAACAGCTACTGCTATTAGAATTCCTGTTGTTGGTGGTCATAGTGAAGCAGTTAATGTTCAATTTGAAAATGATTTTGATGTTGCTGAAGTTCGTCAGATTTTGCATGCTACTTCAGGGGTAACAGTTCAAGACAATACGGATACGTTTACTTTTCCAATGCCTTTGTATGCAGAAGGGAAAGATGATGTTTTTGTGGGAAGAATTCGTAGAGATGAAAGCCAGCCAAATACTGTAAATATGTGGATTGTTGCTGATAATTTAAGAAAAGGCGCAGCTACAAATACTATTCAAATTGCAGAATATTTAGTAGCAAATAGTTTGGTGTAA
- the mscL gene encoding large conductance mechanosensitive channel protein MscL yields MLKEFKDFAMKGNLVDIAVGFVMGAAFNKVVSSFTGGIVSPLIGLIFKSDFKEMKFVIHEGVANAEGVLEGEVAVLWGEFLTNVIDFVIVAFVMFMIVKGVNAMKKKEEAAPAPAGPTQEELLAEIRDLLKK; encoded by the coding sequence ATGTTAAAAGAATTTAAAGATTTTGCAATGAAAGGAAACCTAGTTGATATAGCTGTAGGTTTCGTTATGGGTGCTGCTTTTAATAAAGTAGTTTCTTCTTTTACAGGAGGAATTGTCTCTCCGTTAATTGGTTTGATTTTTAAATCAGATTTTAAAGAAATGAAGTTTGTTATTCATGAAGGTGTTGCAAATGCAGAAGGTGTTTTAGAAGGAGAAGTTGCTGTTTTATGGGGGGAGTTTCTAACAAATGTAATTGATTTCGTTATTGTTGCTTTTGTGATGTTTATGATTGTTAAAGGAGTGAATGCAATGAAGAAGAAAGAAGAAGCGGCTCCAGCTCCAGCAGGTCCAACTCAAGAAGAATTGTTGGCAGAAATTAGAGATTTATTAAAAAAATAG